A window of Solanum stenotomum isolate F172 chromosome 3, ASM1918654v1, whole genome shotgun sequence contains these coding sequences:
- the LOC125857413 gene encoding uncharacterized protein LOC125857413 isoform X1, giving the protein MRIVSNDSLVVDSSETEPILSQIAVVEESENTSHSTEITEDCLETAGDLPSVGVYEIQSLSHAELSQCRICLDNEGEDLIAPCHCKGTQKYVHRSCLDNWRSTKEGFAFAHCTECRAKFILRANVPPDRWWLRLKFQFLVARDHAFIFLVVQLIVAFLGILVYKFYGEELREMFGYREHPYGFYTMAVLAIVLVGLLYGFFIAIICGQRISERHYHVLAKKELTKEYVVEDRERLTKDVPELDPNHVTELRMLGLY; this is encoded by the exons ATGCGAATAGTGTCAAATGATAGCCTGGTAGTGGATAGTTCAGAAACAGAGCCCATCTTATCGCAGATTGCGGTTGTTGAGGAATCTGAGAACACTTCACATTCAACTGAAATTACTGAGGATTGTTTGGAGACTGCTGGTGACCTGCCAAGTGTTGGAGTCTACGAAATTCAATCTTTGTCACATGCTGAACTGTCCCAGTGTCGCATATGCTTGGACAATGAAG GAGAAGATCTGATTGCACCCTGCCATTGTAAAGGAACACAAAAGTATGTCCATAGATCATGTCTCGATAACTGGAGATCAACTAAG GAGGGATTTGCTTTTGCTCACTGTACCGAATGCAGGGCAAAGTTCATATTACGGGCAAATGTCCCACCTGATCGCTGGTGGTTGAGATTAAAATTTCAGTTCCTTGTGGCAAGAGACCATGCATTCATTTTTCTCGTTGTCCAGTTG ATTGTAGCATTCTTAGGTATACTTGTATACAAATTCTATGGAGAGGAGCTAAGGGAAATGTTTGGCTACCGAGAGCATCCATATGGCTTTTATACAATGGCAG TTTTGGCAATTGTACTGGTGGGTTTGCTTTATGGTTTCTTCATAGCAATAATTTGTGGACAGAGAATCAGTGAACGCCATTATCATGTCCTTGCCAAAAAAGAACTCACGAAG GAATATGTGGTAGAAGATCGGGAAAGGTTAACGAAAGATGTCCCAGAACTTGATCCTAATCACGTTACAGAGCTAAGAATGTTGGGGCTCTATTGA
- the LOC125857413 gene encoding uncharacterized protein LOC125857413 isoform X2 — MRIVSNDSLVVDSSETEPILSQIAVVEESENTSHSTEITEDCLETAGDLPSVGVYEIQSLSHAELSQCRICLDNEGEDLIAPCHCKGTQKYVHRSCLDNWRSTKIVAFLGILVYKFYGEELREMFGYREHPYGFYTMAVLAIVLVGLLYGFFIAIICGQRISERHYHVLAKKELTKEYVVEDRERLTKDVPELDPNHVTELRMLGLY; from the exons ATGCGAATAGTGTCAAATGATAGCCTGGTAGTGGATAGTTCAGAAACAGAGCCCATCTTATCGCAGATTGCGGTTGTTGAGGAATCTGAGAACACTTCACATTCAACTGAAATTACTGAGGATTGTTTGGAGACTGCTGGTGACCTGCCAAGTGTTGGAGTCTACGAAATTCAATCTTTGTCACATGCTGAACTGTCCCAGTGTCGCATATGCTTGGACAATGAAG GAGAAGATCTGATTGCACCCTGCCATTGTAAAGGAACACAAAAGTATGTCCATAGATCATGTCTCGATAACTGGAGATCAACTAAG ATTGTAGCATTCTTAGGTATACTTGTATACAAATTCTATGGAGAGGAGCTAAGGGAAATGTTTGGCTACCGAGAGCATCCATATGGCTTTTATACAATGGCAG TTTTGGCAATTGTACTGGTGGGTTTGCTTTATGGTTTCTTCATAGCAATAATTTGTGGACAGAGAATCAGTGAACGCCATTATCATGTCCTTGCCAAAAAAGAACTCACGAAG GAATATGTGGTAGAAGATCGGGAAAGGTTAACGAAAGATGTCCCAGAACTTGATCCTAATCACGTTACAGAGCTAAGAATGTTGGGGCTCTATTGA